A portion of the Wolbachia endosymbiont of Oedothorax gibbosus genome contains these proteins:
- a CDS encoding 16S rRNA (uracil(1498)-N(3))-methyltransferase, with product MGKVRLYVEEALSQGVSLALNPQQSHYICNVMRLKKYDNLSLFNGKDGEWLGEVVNISRKLTKVTLKECAKQQQYEENLYLYCAMVKSAALNNIVRQATEMGVTCIQFISTERTVVKNINLSRAKLQAIEAAEQSGRVSIPEILPPINFCELPDSQSKNFVLCDETGKADKVLKGKKNVAIIVGPEGGFSSYELDLADKFCQKLSLGKRILRVDTAVVAALTFTNWCS from the coding sequence ATGGGAAAAGTTAGGCTTTATGTTGAAGAAGCTTTATCACAAGGCGTGAGTTTAGCACTTAATCCACAACAAAGTCATTACATTTGCAATGTAATGCGGCTTAAGAAGTATGATAATCTCTCTCTTTTTAATGGAAAAGATGGAGAATGGTTAGGAGAAGTAGTTAATATATCGCGTAAATTGACAAAAGTTACACTCAAAGAATGTGCCAAACAACAGCAATATGAGGAAAATCTATACCTGTATTGTGCCATGGTAAAAAGTGCTGCTCTGAACAACATAGTAAGACAGGCAACTGAAATGGGAGTAACCTGCATTCAATTTATTTCAACGGAACGTACAGTAGTAAAAAACATTAACCTAAGTAGAGCAAAATTACAGGCAATCGAAGCTGCAGAACAGTCAGGTAGGGTAAGTATACCAGAGATTTTGCCTCCTATTAACTTTTGTGAGTTACCTGATTCCCAGAGTAAAAATTTTGTTTTATGTGATGAAACAGGTAAAGCTGATAAAGTGCTGAAAGGCAAAAAAAATGTTGCTATTATTGTTGGCCCTGAAGGTGGTTTTTCATCTTATGAACTTGATCTTGCCGATAAGTTTTGTCAAAAATTGAGTCTAGGAAAAAGAATTTTAAGGGTTGATACTGCTGTAGTTGCTGCACTCACTTTCACCAATTGGTGTAGCTAG